The Populus alba chromosome 6, ASM523922v2, whole genome shotgun sequence genome contains a region encoding:
- the LOC118055723 gene encoding AIG2-like protein D, which produces MQVHHFVLSCSSSAARAMAMAAVAAGNQVHNVFVYGSLLADDVVRALLSRIPQSSPAILNGYHRFSIKGRVYPAILPAENKKVSGKVLHGITDPELYILDEFEDVEYERVTVDDNSKKTQALAYVWSDKNDPNLYGEWVFEVAALVWGQKGEEGNARTECEP; this is translated from the exons ATGCAAGTACACCATTTTGTCTTGTCTTGTAGTTCTTCAGCAGCCAGAGCAATGGCAATGGCAGCAGTAGCAGCAGGCAATCAGGTCCACAACGTGTTTGTGTACGGCAGCCTTCTTGCTGATGACGTTGTTCGTGCCCTCTTGAGTCGCATCCCTCAATCCTCTCCAGCCATCCTCAACGGCTA TCACAGGTTTAGCATAAAAGGGCGTGTCTACCCTGCAATTTTACCTGCGGAGAACAAGAAAGTCTCAGGCAAG GTTCTACATGGCATCACGGATCCagaattatacattttagatgaATTTGAGGATGTTGAGTATGAAAGAGTCactgttgat GACAATTCTAAGAAGACACAAGCACTTGCTTATGTCTGGTCAGACAAAAATGACCCCAACTTGTATGGGGAATGGGTTTTTGAG GTAGCTGCTTTGGTCTGGGGTCAAAAAGGAGAGGAGGGGAATGCTAGAACAGAATGCGAGCCATGA